Proteins found in one Primulina eburnea isolate SZY01 chromosome 16, ASM2296580v1, whole genome shotgun sequence genomic segment:
- the LOC140817284 gene encoding LOW QUALITY PROTEIN: nudix hydrolase 26, chloroplastic-like (The sequence of the model RefSeq protein was modified relative to this genomic sequence to represent the inferred CDS: deleted 1 base in 1 codon): MAFTRPFLHSHPASLFLPRNFPNPKKIIPRPPFSLSMENPPQGYRRNVGICLINLSKKIFAASRLDIPDAWQMPQGGIDEKEDPRTAVMRELREETGVTSADIVAEVPYWLTYDFPPEVRDKLNQQWGSDWKGQAQKWFLLKFTGKDEEINLSGDGTEKAEFGEWSWLSSQQIVDLAVDFKKPVYQEVLTVFSPYLE, translated from the exons ATGGCTTTCACTCGCCCTTTCCTTCATTCGCATCCAGCGTCTCTTTTCCTCCCACGCAACTTTCCGAATCCAAAGAAAATCATTCCCCGGCCTCCATTCTCGTTATCCATGGAAAACCCACCTCAAGGTTACCGAAGAAATGTCGGGATTTGTCTAATCAACCTCTCTAAAAAG ATTTTTGCTGCTTCCAGGCTTGATATACCAGATGCTTGGCAGATGCCTCAG GGAGGAATTGATGAAAAAGAGGATCCTAGGACTGCCGTCATGAGGGAGTTGAGAGAAGAAACTGGAGTTACCTCTGCTGATATTGTGGCTGAG GTGCCATATTGGTTAACATATGATTTCCCTCCAGAAGTCAGGGATAAACTTAATCAGCAATGGGGTTCAGACTGGAAAGGTCAAGCACAGAAATG GTTTCTATTAAAATTTACCGGA AAGGATGAAGAAATCAATCTTTCAGGTGATGGGACTGAGAAGGCCGAGTTTGGTGAATGGTCATGGTTGTCGTCACAACAAATTGTTGATCTC GCGGTGGATTTCAAGAAGCCAGTATACCAAGAAGTTTTGACGGTTTTCTCTCCATATCTTGAGTAG